TCTCGCGCAGCACGGCGACGCCGGGGCAGGCCTGATGCGACAGCGCCTCGGCGATCTCGCGCCCTGCCTCGCGCGCCAGTCCGGCCAGCGTGGCCTCGGGCCCGACCCGCAGGCCGAGCGGCAGGATATTGGTGAAATCCCCGACCAGCCGCGAGGCGCCGCGCATCACCGGGGCGCGGAAGAAGCCCGGCAGCGTCAGGCGAAAGGCCCGGTCGCCCGTCGCCCGCGCCAGCACGGCGGCAAAGACCGCCAGGTAAAGCGCGGTCTGCGTGACCCGCAATTCACGCGCAAGCCCCCGCAGCGCCGCGGCCTGCGCCGGCGGCAGCAGGGCCGAGATCCGGCTGCTTTCCGGCGCGGCCGCCCCGTCGCGCAGCGGCAGCGAGGGCGCCGGCGGCATGTCGCGCAGCCGCGCCCGCCACCAGTCCCGATCCGCCGCCTCGGCCGCCGGGTCGGGGGGCAGCCGGGCCAGGTAGTCGAAATAGCAGCCTTCGGGTTCCTCGACCGCAGCGATCCCGGCCGGATCCTCGTAAAGCCGGGCCAGGTCGTCCATGACCAGCCCGAAGCAGGAGGGATCGGCCGCGATCATGTCCAGGTCGACATGCAGTCGCTGTTCGCCGCCCGGCAGCAGGCTGAGCAGGAATTCCGCCGCCTCGCCCGAGGCGATGTCCAGCCGCTGATGCGTCATCCGCCGCCGCGTCGCGGCCAGCCGCGCCTGCGCCTGATCCGGCGCCAGCGCCCGCAGATCCTCGACCCGCAGGGCGTGGCGGTCGTCCAGCGGCTGGATCACCTGCTGGCCTGCGGCCGTGACCCGCAGCCGCAGCATGGGGTGCCGGCGGAACAGCCCGCGCACCGCGCGGTCCAGCCGCTGCGGCTCCAGCCCTTGCGGCTGGAATTCGGTATGCAGATGCGCGGATACGCCGCCACCCGGCCCCTTCCAATCGCGCCCGGTCCAATAGGCTGCCTGCATGGCGGTCAGGTCCATGTTCATCCCCTTGCGTCTGGCGATAGTGGTTGATAAAAATACTCAACTAATGGCGGTGTCAAGGAAAGGCTTGGCCGCGCAGGACAGGACGGGATCGAAATGAACGACATCGGATCTATCGAAACGCTCGGCCGGGCATGGCTGGAAACGCGTGTGCAGGCGCTTGTCCCCGACGAGGCGGAGATTGGTTCCGATGAAAACCTGCTGTTCCTGGGGCTGGATTCGCTGTCGGTGCTGAAGCTGGTCGCCGAACTGAAGCAGGCGGGCATCACGGTCAGCGCGCGGGAACTGCTTCAGGAGCCCAGCATCGAGGGCTGGTGGCGCCTGATCCAGGCGCGGCGACCCTAGATCACGACCTGCGATCGGGTTGACCGTTCGCTCGGACGGACGGCCCCGACGCCCGCCTGACCTGAACGGCATCGAACAGGATGGAGTCCATGGCTGTGCCCACAACCTTGTCGACGAACGCCCCCCGATATCGCAGGACGGTCAACCGTCGGGTCCGCGGAAGCGATCCGGCGACGGGCTCTGACCTGTCTGCCCCAAGGGCCGGGATAGCCCTCATCCGGCCCCTCTGCATGCCAAGGGAGCAGGGCGCATGAGAGCTGCCAGCCATGCCGCAAGGCCAGAGCGCGGGGATGACGACGACCGGGCCTGGGCCATCATGGAACCCGTAGGTCGCCAGATCCGCCTTGCCATGGGGTTGGGCGCGGTCTCGGGGCTGGCGGTCCTCGCTACGATGATCTGCCTGGCGATGACGGTGCTGGCGCTGCGCGATCATCCGGGCCAGGTGCCGTGGGTCTGGATGCTGGGTGCTTTGGTGGGGACGGTCGCCAGCTATCTGACCCGGCTGGGTGCGTTCAACCAATCCCACTATGCCGCCTTCCGGCTGGAGCGTATCCTGCGAAGCCGTCTGGCCGAGCGGATGGCGGAGGTTCCCCTGGGCTATATCCAGGCCCAGGGTGCCGGCGGGCTGACCAAGGTAGTCCATGACGACGTCAAGGCTTTGCACGTCTTCGTCGCTGACAGCACGCCGCTTTATGCCCGCGCCTATGTCACGCCGCTGGCCACGGCGGCGATCCTGTTCTGGCTCGACTGGCGGATGGCGCTCGCGGTGCTGGCGGTTCTGGGCCTGGGCATCCTGTCGATGCGTGGCGCGCAGAAGCGCCGACGCAACATGGCGCGGCTTTACAACGAAGCGCGCGAGAAGGTCAGCGCGGCGGTGGTCGAGTTTGTCCAGGCGATGCCGGTGGTCCGCAATTTCGACACCGGCCACTCCAGCTTTGGCCGGTATCAGCAGGCGCTTGACGCCTATCTGGCGGTGCTGGCGCGGTGGTATCGCGATTCCGGCCGTTCGGTCCGCATGACCTGGGCAATCCTCAGCCCGCTTCCGACGCTGGCCGTCGTGCTGTGGCTGGGGCTCTGGCGGGTCCGGGAGGGCGACCTCGACGCGGTGCGGTGGCTGGCAATTCTTCTGCTATGCACCGGGATGGCCGAGTCGGTCATGCCTATGATGATGCTGCGCCACATGATCGACAAGGTGCGGCTGTCGATCGCGCGCATCCATGATGTGCTGGCCGCGCCGCTGCTGCCGGTCCCGGCGCAGGGCCACTTGCGCCGGCCGGCGGATTCCAGCGTGGTCTTCGACGACGTGAGCTTTCGCTATGGCCCCGACGAGACCGAGGTGCTGCGCCATGTCAGTTTCGTTGCCGCACCCGGCAGCGTGACGGCGCTGGTCGGACCGTCCGGCGCGGGCAAAAGCACCGTTGCGCGGCTGATCCCGCGGTTCTGGGACGTGACCGGCGGCCGCATCCTGATCGGCGGGGTCGATATTCGCGACATGGGCGCCGACGACCTCATGCGGCAGGTGGCCTTCGTCTTTCAGGATACCTTCCTGTTTTCCGACAGCATCGCCGAGAATATCAGGCTCGGTCGTCCCGATGCGACCGATGAAGAGGTGATCGCCGCGGCCCGCGCCGCGCAGGCGCATGATTTCATCGCGGCACTGCCCCAAGGTTACGACACGCCGGCCGCCGAGCGGGGCGCGCTGCTGTCGGGCGGCCAGCGACAGCGCATCACCATCGCACGTGCGATTCTGCAGAACCGGCCCGTCCTCGTTCTGGACGAAGCGACGGCCTTTGCAGATCCGGAAAACGAGGCCGCGCTGATCCGTGCGCTTGGCGAACTCACCCGTGGCAAGACGGTGATCACGGTCACCCACCGCCTGCAAAGCATCGTCCATGCCGACCAGATCCTGGTCTTCGATGCGGGCCGGCTTGTCCAGACGGGTCGCCACCACGACCTGCTGGCGCAGCCGGGGCGCTATGCACGGCTTTGGGCCAGCCATGCCGAGGCGCAGGCATGGACCCTGGGACACATGAGGAAGGGAGCCGCCGAATGACCGGGCGCACCATCCCGGCCGGCCGCCCCGGCCCAACCGCGATCCGCGAGACTTGGCGCCAGTTGCAGGACAGCGTGGGCGAGGACGCCCCGCGCTTGCGGGCGGCCATTCTCGGCCTCTTGCTTGCCGCAGCGCTGCAGGGGCTGGCGCTGGCGGCCATCGCGCCGGTCATTGTCGCCGCCTTCGACGGCAGGGACTGGCCGGGTGCACTGCGCTGGCTGGGGATCTGCACGATCCTCATGATCGCGGCGACGGCGACAAGGTGGTGGGCGCAGGGCTTCGACTTCAACGGCCGCATGGCCGCGGCCACGCATCGTGTCCGGCTGCGGTTGGGCGAGCAGATGCGGCGCATGCCGCTGGAGACGCTGCACGGCCACCGCACCGGCGAGCTGAACTCGATGGTCATCAACAACGTCGATGAAAACCTTCTGACCACGCTGACCATTCTCAACCTGATCTTCATCTCGGTCGTCACGCCGCTGGTGACGGGGCTGGCGCTGTTGGCGTTGGACTGGCGGGCGGGGCTGCTGATCCTGGTCGTGTTTCCCGCCATCCTGCCTTTGTATCGCTGGCGCCGGCCCGCGATCGGACGCGGCAAGCGCATTCTGGGCGCCGCCCACCAGCAGGCGAATGCGGATGTGCTGGAATACACGCAGGGCTTGCCCGTGTTGCGCGCCGCGTTGCAGGCCGGAGCGCGCGCCGGCAGGCTTGAACGGACATTCCGCAAGCTCGAGGAGATCCAGATCTACGGGCATCGCAAGGGAGAAAAGCCGAATCTCATCGTCTCGACCGTCGTCGAGGTCGGGCTGGTCCTGATGCTTGGGCTCGGCGTGGCCTACGTGGTCGCGGGGACGATGGATCTCGCGCTTTTCGCCGCGCTTCTGGTGATCGTGGTGCGGCTGTCCGAGCCGCTGGCGACCTTCATCCTCTATACCGCGATCCTGGAACTGGTCGAGGCAGCCCTGGACCGGATCAAGGCGCTGCTTGCCATTGCCCCCCTGGATCAGGCATTGCCCGCGCGAACGCCGGCACACTGCGGCATCAGATTCGAAGCTGCCAGCTTTGCCTATGCAGGGGCCGATGCCCCGGCCCTGCGCGATGTCGATCTGACGATCCCCGAGGGCAGCCTGACCGCACTCGTCGGTCCCTCGGGATCGGGCAAGACCACGCTGGCGCGACTGATCCTGCGCCATGCCGATCCCCAGAAGGGCCGCATCCTGATCGGCGGGGCGGATCTGCGCCAGATCCCCGAGAGCACCCTGCGCGGGATGCTGTCCGTGGTGTTCCAAGACGTGCATCTGTTCAACGACACCGTCATGGCCAATATCCGCATGGCCCGCCCGGATGCGACCGAGGCCGAGGTCCGCGAGGCTGCCCGTGCCGCGCAATGCCTCGATTTCATCGAGCGACTTCCGCTGGGCTGGGACACGCCCCTGGGCGAGATCGGCAGCCGCCTGTCAGGCGGGGAGCGTCAGCGCATCTCGATCGCGCGCGCGCTTTTGAAGGACGCGCCGATCCTGATCCTGGACGAGCCGACCGCGGCGCTGGATACCGAAAGCGAACGTGCCGTTCAGCGCGCCATCGATGCCGTCGTGCGCGACCGCACGGTCATCGTGATCGCCCATCGGCTGTCGACCATCGCAGGCGCGGATCAGATCGCCGTCGTGGATGACGGGCGCATCGTCCAGCTCGGCACGCATTCCGCGCTGCTCGCACAGCCGGGCCGCTATCTCGCGATGTGGGAGGCGCAGCAGGCGGCGAAGATCTGGTCGGGTCGGGCGTGATTCCAACACCCCCCGATCATGCAATGATGCGTCGTCAGGAGCCGGAGGTCGCCGCGTCAGGGCGCTGGGGAAGACTCGATCATGCCGGTGCTGCAGCCCCTGCCTGCGCTGATTACTGCTCCGGTGCCGGTTTGCGGGCGATCATCGCCGGACGACTGATGCAAGGGAACAGGCCGATCGAGGCAAGGGCGGATCACGCGGCGGGTGTCGGCATCGCTGAACAGGGCGTCCAGTTCGCGGCCTTACCGCCCTTGCTTAGACCAAGGTCATATCAAGGTTTGCCTTGGCCGTGATTTGAGTATGATCAGGTCATACCGAAGGCTGCATCATTACTGTCAAGTGAAGCTGACCGTCGAACTTCCCGCCGGCCTGCACAGGGATCTGATGCTTTATGGCGAGTTGCGTATTGGAGAGCATGGGCCGGTCCCGCCGCAGAAGCTCGTGGTGCCGAGGCTGGAGCGGTTTCTCGCCTCGGATCGTGGCTTTGCCAAGGCGCGCCGGAGTGTCAGAGCTGGGCATCGAGCTGGCGCATCGCCTCGCCTGCCTTGAGGGCTAGCGCGGCGATCGTAAGGGCCGGGTTTACCGCGGCCGAAGTGGGAAGGACCGAGGCGTCGGTGATCCATAGATTGGGAATGTCGTGGCTCCGGCAGTCCAGATCGACGACGGAAGCACGCGGATCGGCACCGAGGCGCGCGGTGCCGCATTGATGTGAGGTGGTCTTGTTGCCGAATATCCGCACCATCACCACCGGGAATCCCGCCCGCTTCATCACCTGCCTGGTGCGCTTGATCAACAGGTGATGCGCATCCATGTTGGAGCGCTGCCAGTCCATGACGATATCCTCGCCCCGAACCAGGACACGACTGTTCGGATTGGGCAGGTCCTCGCTGGTCAGAAACCAGCCGAAGGCGCGGTCGGCCATCAGCCTTGCCAGGAAACGCGGCATGGCCGGCACCTGCGCCTTGAGGATATTGCCGGTGATCCGTCCCAGAAGCTGCACATTGCCAAGCGGCGCATGAACCTGCGGATCGTCGTTGTAGAAATCGTTGAAGAACAGCGTTTTCTGATAGATCGAGTCATTTCGCAGAAACGGGTTCAGCGTGATCATCGCGCTGGTGTTATGATTCATGAAGTTCCGGCCAAGCTGGTCCGAGCGGTTGCCCAGCCCAGTCGGATGCGCCGCGTTGGCCGAGCGCAGCAGCAGTGCCGCCGATTGCACCGCCCCCGCCGCCACGGCGAAATGCCGCGCGGTCAGGCGCTCCTCTCGCCCGTTGCGGCGAAGGACCGCCGCAACCACCTCGTGCCCATCCGCGTCGGTTTCCAACCGCATTACCTGCGCGCCGGTGATCAGCCGCACGTTGGGATACTTCAGCGCATCGGCCAGCGGTCCAACCTCGGCATCGATCTTGCCGGCGCCGCCGGTATTGGGGAAGGCGTCCCATCCGGTCCGGCCGCGCTTCAGCCAGGCATCGATGTCGATGGCCAGCGGCAGGCTGGCGGGATGGACGCCCGCCCGCTTCAGCCGCTCGCGCACCAGTTGTAGCGCCGGCTCGTCCGGGACCGGCGGAAAGGGAAACGGACCCGACCGGGGAGGCTCGGTCGGGTCCTGCCCGGTCGCGCCGCGCACCTTGAAGAGCGCCTCGGCCCGGGCATACCACGGCTCCATGTCGTCATAGGACATATCCCAGCCGGGCGAGGTGCCCTGCAGATGCGGTCGCGCCCTGAAATCCTCGACGCGGTAGCGATACATCACCGCGCCGTAGAATTTCGAGTTGCCGCCGACGTAGTAATAGTTCCCCGGCAGGAATTTCTTGCCGTCGGAGCCGATCCATTCCTCGTCCGAGCGATAGAAGCCCCGCTCGAAGATCGCCACATCGTCGCGCGCCTCGGCCGTGTCGGCCAGATGCTCGCCGCGTTCCAGGATCAGGATACGCGCACCCGTTGGAGCCAGCGCCGAAGCGAGCGTGGCGCCCCCGATGCCCGAACCGATGATGATGACATCGCTGTCCGTGCTCATGGTCACCTCAGTCGATGCGGATTTCGGTCTGCGGATCGAACAGAACCACCTTGGCCATCTCGACCGCAAGCCGGGCGGTCTGGCCCGCTTGCGCGGTGCGCGGTGCAAGCCGGGCGATCACCTCGACACCGCCCAGGGTGAACATGGCAAGCGTATCGGGACCGGTGGGCTCGACCACCTCGATGGCGGCCTGCACGGCCTGCTGGCCCGGCTCGGCGACGGAAAAACCCTCGGGTCGGATGCCGACCAGCACCGGCTTGCCGGCATATTGCCGTCGCGCGGCCTCGCTGAGCGCCACGCCGGAAATGCGCGACCTGCCGCCATCGGGCTGGTCCATCTCCAGCTCCGGCCCCGCGGCACCCTCGATCAGGCGGCCCGGGATGATGTTCATCGCCGGCGAGCCCACGAAACGCGCCACATAGACATTGGCCGGCCGGTCATAGACCACCTGCGGCTCGTCCAGATGCTGCACGATGCCGTCCTTCATCACCGCGACGCGGGTGGCGAGCGTCATCGCCTCGATCTGGTCATGCGTCACATAGACGATGGTGGTGCCCAGCCGCTGGTGCAGGCGCTTGATCTCGGTGCGCATGTCCACGCGCAGCTTGGCGTCCAGGTTCGACAGCGGCTCGTCGAACAGGAACAGCTTGGGATGACGGACCAGCGCGCGGCCCATGGCGACCCGCTGTCGCTGCCCGCCCGACAGTTGCGAGGGGCGGCGATCCAGAAGGTGCGCCATCTGCAACAGCTCGGCCGCCTCGCGGGTGGCCTTGTCGCGCTCGGCTGGCGGCACGCCGCGGATCTTCATGCCGAACTCGATGTTCTGGCGCACCGTCATGGTGGGGTAGAGCGCATAGGACTGGAACACCATGGCGATGTCGCGGTCCTTGGGCGAGAGGTCGTTCACCACATCGCCGTCGATGCGGATCTGGCCGGCGGTGATGCCCTCAAGGCCCGCGATCATGTTGAGCAGCGTGGACTTGCCGCAGCCCGAGGGGCCGAGCAACACCAGGAAGTCCCCGCTGCCGATCGAGATGCTGACCTCCTTGAGCACCTCCATGCTGCCATAGGCCTTGCGGACGCGATCGATTTCAAGAGTAGCCATATCGGTCAGCCTTTCACTGCGCCGGCGGTCAGCCCACGGACGAAATAGCGGCCCGCGACGACATAGACGACAAGGGTGGGAAGAGCGGCGATCATGGCGGCGGCCATGTCGACGTTATACTGTTTGCGGCCCATGGTGACGTTCACCACGTTGTTCAGCGCCACGGTGACGGGCGAGGATTCCCCGGCGGTGAAGGACACGCCGAACAGGAAATCGTTCCAGATCTGGGTGAACTGCCAGATGCACGAGACGACCATGATCGGCAGCGCCGCCGGCAGCATGATCGAGAAGAAGATGCGGAAGAAGCCCGCACCGTCGATCTGCGCCGCCTTGGTCAGCTCGTCCGGGATGGTGACGAAATAGTTGCGGAAGAACAGCGTGGTGAAGCAGATGCCATAGACGGTATGCACCAGCACCAGGCCCGGGATCGTGCCCGACAGCCCAAGCTTGCCCAGCACCTGCGCCATCGGCAGCAAGACCGCCTGGAAGGGCAGGAAGCAGCCGAACAGGATCAACCCGAAGACCAGGTTGGCGCCGCGAAAGCGCCATTTCGTCAGCACATAGCCGTTCAGCGCCCCGATGCCCGTGGACAGCAGGACCGCCGGGACGACCATCATCAACGAGTTGATGAAATAGGGCTTCAACCCCGTGCAGGCGGTGCCGATGCAAGCCTGGCTCCAGGCCTTGCCCCAGGCCTCGAACGTGACCGCCTCGGGCAGGCCGATGAACGAGCCGCCATAGATCTCGTCCAGCGATTTGAGCGAGGTGGTGATCATCACCCAGAGCGGCATCAGGTAAAGCGCGGCCAACAGCGCCAGGCTGCCATAGATGAAGGTCCGCCCGATCATGCGCGAGCGCGGGGCAGAGCCGTATTCACTGGCCATGGCGACCCTCCTTCAGCTCGGAATAGAGATAGGGGATGATGATCGCCGCGACGGTCATCAGCATCATCATGGCGCTGGCCGCGCCGACGCCCATCTGGTTGCGCCGGAACGTGGCCGAGAACATGAAGGTCGAGGGCACCTCGGTCGCATTGCCCGGCCCCCCGTTGGTCATGGCCAGCACGAGGTCGAAGTTCTTGATGGCGATATAGCTCAGCAGCACGATCACCGACAGGAAGGCGGGGCGCAGCATCGGCACGATGATGCTGGCATAGATACGGGGCAGCGTGGCGCCCTCGATCTGCGCGGCCTTGATCACCGAATTGTCGATGCCGCGCAGCCCGGCCAGGAAAATGGCCATGGCGAAGCCCGAGGATTGCCAGACCGCGGCGATGACGATGGTGTAGATGGCGAATTTCGGCTGGGTGATCCAGTTGAAGACGAAGCTTTCCCAGCCAAGCCCGTTGACCACCTTCTGGATGCCGAGGTCCGGGTTCAGGATCCATTTCCAGGCCGTACCGGTGACGATGAACGAGAGTGCCATCGGGTAGAGATAGACGGCGCGCAACGCGCCCTCGGCCCGGATGTTCTGGTCCAGGAGGATCGCCATGACCAGCCCGACACCGATGGTCACGACCAGGAACAGCGCCGAGAAGATGAACAGGTTCGCCACCGCCGTGTGCCAGCGCGGCGTGGCCCACAGCCGGTAATACTGCTCCAGCCCGACGAAATCGTATTGCGGCACCATCCGGGACGAAGACAGCGAGATCCAGCCGGTCCAGGCGATGAACAGATAGACGCCGACAAGGATCACCAGCAGGCTTGGCGCCATGACCAGGCGCGGGAGCCAATCGGCCAGCCGATCGGAAATGCTTTTCTTTCGGGTCATGACGATCCTCTCCAGAAAAAAGGGGTATGGTGCGGCAGGACCCGCCGGATCGAGGATATCCGGCAGGCCCGGTCCGCAGGCGGGATCAGCGGGCGTTGTCGATCCCGCTGACCAGCATCTGCACCGCGTCCTCCGAGGCCATATCGGTCACGAAGAACTGCGCGACGACATCGCCGAATACGGTGGAGAAATGCGGCTGGCTGGCAAAGCCATGGGTCGAGGCACCGAGCATGGCGCCGTTCTCGATCGCGACGGCGCGATCCTCGAAGCCCTTCTTCGCGCAATCGTCGAAATCGTCCACTGGCAGGTCGGTGCGGGCCGGGATCGAGCCCTTGATCAGGTTGAAGTCATGCTGCACCTTGGGGTCCATGACCACCTCGGCCAAGGCATCCTGCGCCTTTGTCACCTCTGGATCGCTCACCTCGAACATGCCGAAACTGTCGATCAGCCATTGGAAGGACGGGGTTTCCGAAGGCGTGGCGAAGCACAGGAAATCCTCGCCCGGCTTGAGGCCCTTGGCAAGGAACTCGCCCTTGGCCCAGTCGCCCATGATCTGCATGGCGGCCTGGCCATCGATCACCATACCAGAAGCTACGGCCCAGTCGCGCCCAGTAAACCCATTGTCGACCAGCCCGCGGACCTGCCGCAAGGTATCGAAAACCTGCTTCATGGTATCCGATGAGAGTGCCTCGGGGTCCAGATCGACCAGCGCCTTGTTATAGAACTCGGGACCGCCGATATCGGCGACCAGGGCATCAAAGATCACCTGAATCTGCCAGGGCTCGTCGCCCATGGCCAGCGGGATGACGCCGGCCTCCCTCAGCCTCGCCCCGTCCTCGATCAGTTCGGCCCAGGTGCCGGGCTGGTCAATGCCGGCCTTGTCGAATGCGGCCTTGTTCGCCCAAACCCAGTTCTGACGGTGCATGTTGATCGGCACCGCGATCAGATCGTCACCGTTCTTGACGAAGGGCAACACTTGCGGGGCGATCGTGGCTTCCCAGCCATTCGCCTCGGCAAGTGCGTTCAGATCGCGCATCACGCCCTCGGCCGACCAGTCGATACCTTCCCAACCGATAAACTGCAT
This Paracoccus pantotrophus DNA region includes the following protein-coding sequences:
- a CDS encoding FAD-dependent oxidoreductase; this encodes MSTDSDVIIIGSGIGGATLASALAPTGARILILERGEHLADTAEARDDVAIFERGFYRSDEEWIGSDGKKFLPGNYYYVGGNSKFYGAVMYRYRVEDFRARPHLQGTSPGWDMSYDDMEPWYARAEALFKVRGATGQDPTEPPRSGPFPFPPVPDEPALQLVRERLKRAGVHPASLPLAIDIDAWLKRGRTGWDAFPNTGGAGKIDAEVGPLADALKYPNVRLITGAQVMRLETDADGHEVVAAVLRRNGREERLTARHFAVAAGAVQSAALLLRSANAAHPTGLGNRSDQLGRNFMNHNTSAMITLNPFLRNDSIYQKTLFFNDFYNDDPQVHAPLGNVQLLGRITGNILKAQVPAMPRFLARLMADRAFGWFLTSEDLPNPNSRVLVRGEDIVMDWQRSNMDAHHLLIKRTRQVMKRAGFPVVMVRIFGNKTTSHQCGTARLGADPRASVVDLDCRSHDIPNLWITDASVLPTSAAVNPALTIAALALKAGEAMRQLDAQL
- a CDS encoding phosphopantetheine-binding protein; protein product: MNDIGSIETLGRAWLETRVQALVPDEAEIGSDENLLFLGLDSLSVLKLVAELKQAGITVSARELLQEPSIEGWWRLIQARRP
- a CDS encoding ABC transporter ATP-binding protein gives rise to the protein MATLEIDRVRKAYGSMEVLKEVSISIGSGDFLVLLGPSGCGKSTLLNMIAGLEGITAGQIRIDGDVVNDLSPKDRDIAMVFQSYALYPTMTVRQNIEFGMKIRGVPPAERDKATREAAELLQMAHLLDRRPSQLSGGQRQRVAMGRALVRHPKLFLFDEPLSNLDAKLRVDMRTEIKRLHQRLGTTIVYVTHDQIEAMTLATRVAVMKDGIVQHLDEPQVVYDRPANVYVARFVGSPAMNIIPGRLIEGAAGPELEMDQPDGGRSRISGVALSEAARRQYAGKPVLVGIRPEGFSVAEPGQQAVQAAIEVVEPTGPDTLAMFTLGGVEVIARLAPRTAQAGQTARLAVEMAKVVLFDPQTEIRID
- a CDS encoding ABC transporter ATP-binding protein; translation: MRAASHAARPERGDDDDRAWAIMEPVGRQIRLAMGLGAVSGLAVLATMICLAMTVLALRDHPGQVPWVWMLGALVGTVASYLTRLGAFNQSHYAAFRLERILRSRLAERMAEVPLGYIQAQGAGGLTKVVHDDVKALHVFVADSTPLYARAYVTPLATAAILFWLDWRMALAVLAVLGLGILSMRGAQKRRRNMARLYNEAREKVSAAVVEFVQAMPVVRNFDTGHSSFGRYQQALDAYLAVLARWYRDSGRSVRMTWAILSPLPTLAVVLWLGLWRVREGDLDAVRWLAILLLCTGMAESVMPMMMLRHMIDKVRLSIARIHDVLAAPLLPVPAQGHLRRPADSSVVFDDVSFRYGPDETEVLRHVSFVAAPGSVTALVGPSGAGKSTVARLIPRFWDVTGGRILIGGVDIRDMGADDLMRQVAFVFQDTFLFSDSIAENIRLGRPDATDEEVIAAARAAQAHDFIAALPQGYDTPAAERGALLSGGQRQRITIARAILQNRPVLVLDEATAFADPENEAALIRALGELTRGKTVITVTHRLQSIVHADQILVFDAGRLVQTGRHHDLLAQPGRYARLWASHAEAQAWTLGHMRKGAAE
- a CDS encoding carbohydrate ABC transporter permease, with translation MTRKKSISDRLADWLPRLVMAPSLLVILVGVYLFIAWTGWISLSSSRMVPQYDFVGLEQYYRLWATPRWHTAVANLFIFSALFLVVTIGVGLVMAILLDQNIRAEGALRAVYLYPMALSFIVTGTAWKWILNPDLGIQKVVNGLGWESFVFNWITQPKFAIYTIVIAAVWQSSGFAMAIFLAGLRGIDNSVIKAAQIEGATLPRIYASIIVPMLRPAFLSVIVLLSYIAIKNFDLVLAMTNGGPGNATEVPSTFMFSATFRRNQMGVGAASAMMMLMTVAAIIIPYLYSELKEGRHGQ
- a CDS encoding ABC transporter ATP-binding protein, producing MTGRTIPAGRPGPTAIRETWRQLQDSVGEDAPRLRAAILGLLLAAALQGLALAAIAPVIVAAFDGRDWPGALRWLGICTILMIAATATRWWAQGFDFNGRMAAATHRVRLRLGEQMRRMPLETLHGHRTGELNSMVINNVDENLLTTLTILNLIFISVVTPLVTGLALLALDWRAGLLILVVFPAILPLYRWRRPAIGRGKRILGAAHQQANADVLEYTQGLPVLRAALQAGARAGRLERTFRKLEEIQIYGHRKGEKPNLIVSTVVEVGLVLMLGLGVAYVVAGTMDLALFAALLVIVVRLSEPLATFILYTAILELVEAALDRIKALLAIAPLDQALPARTPAHCGIRFEAASFAYAGADAPALRDVDLTIPEGSLTALVGPSGSGKTTLARLILRHADPQKGRILIGGADLRQIPESTLRGMLSVVFQDVHLFNDTVMANIRMARPDATEAEVREAARAAQCLDFIERLPLGWDTPLGEIGSRLSGGERQRISIARALLKDAPILILDEPTAALDTESERAVQRAIDAVVRDRTVIVIAHRLSTIAGADQIAVVDDGRIVQLGTHSALLAQPGRYLAMWEAQQAAKIWSGRA
- a CDS encoding carbohydrate ABC transporter permease translates to MASEYGSAPRSRMIGRTFIYGSLALLAALYLMPLWVMITTSLKSLDEIYGGSFIGLPEAVTFEAWGKAWSQACIGTACTGLKPYFINSLMMVVPAVLLSTGIGALNGYVLTKWRFRGANLVFGLILFGCFLPFQAVLLPMAQVLGKLGLSGTIPGLVLVHTVYGICFTTLFFRNYFVTIPDELTKAAQIDGAGFFRIFFSIMLPAALPIMVVSCIWQFTQIWNDFLFGVSFTAGESSPVTVALNNVVNVTMGRKQYNVDMAAAMIAALPTLVVYVVAGRYFVRGLTAGAVKG
- a CDS encoding DUF2274 domain-containing protein, encoding MLYGELRIGEHGPVPPQKLVVPRLERFLASDRGFAKARRSVRAGHRAGASPRLP
- a CDS encoding ABC transporter substrate-binding protein; its protein translation is MKSGRFPMKSLYSSFLASSLALMAAMPAQAETRLEVMHHWVAESEAAALNVVREALAAKGFGWQDSAVGGQSGGNMQQALRSRLASGNPPGSMQFIGWEGIDWSAEGVMRDLNALAEANGWEATIAPQVLPFVKNGDDLIAVPINMHRQNWVWANKAAFDKAGIDQPGTWAELIEDGARLREAGVIPLAMGDEPWQIQVIFDALVADIGGPEFYNKALVDLDPEALSSDTMKQVFDTLRQVRGLVDNGFTGRDWAVASGMVIDGQAAMQIMGDWAKGEFLAKGLKPGEDFLCFATPSETPSFQWLIDSFGMFEVSDPEVTKAQDALAEVVMDPKVQHDFNLIKGSIPARTDLPVDDFDDCAKKGFEDRAVAIENGAMLGASTHGFASQPHFSTVFGDVVAQFFVTDMASEDAVQMLVSGIDNAR